Proteins from one Mus caroli chromosome 3, CAROLI_EIJ_v1.1, whole genome shotgun sequence genomic window:
- the Lrit3 gene encoding leucine-rich repeat, immunoglobulin-like domain and transmembrane domain-containing protein 3 → MWLLACLCLVLSFLGGVNGTCPSQCSCEYHGRHDGSGSRLVLCNDLDMNEVPANFPVDTAKLRIEKTVVRRLPAEAFYYLVELQYLWLAYNSVASIETSSFYNLRQLHELRLDGNSLTAFPWVSLLDMPYLRTLDLHNNRIASVPNEAVRYLRNLTCLDLSSNRLTTLPPDFLDSWSHLAVTPSRSPDFPRRRIILGLQDNPWFCDCHISKVIELSKVTDHALVLLDPLMICSEPERFQGILFQKVELEKCLKPSVMMSATKITSALGSNVLLRCDAKGHPTPQLTWTRSDGSTVNYTVIQESPGEGVRWSIISLTGISHKDAGDYRCKAKNLAGMSEAVVTVTVVGGVTTTLSPDSSERSPGEPPEQHPQPGLGGSTPPSKSWLSPGLTSASSYPTPSAALSTSTLSPPPSSLPPIFSAAFVTTSVQTSISGRTARTSHQPPLLHPGRKSNVELEKNGRKFPPLSASKKEELALLDQAAPMETNVTIKDLRVARETDVSVTLKWNSSSSSSSSSSSSSTQESAVTVLYSKYGEKDLLLVNADDYGKNQATINGLEPGSQYVACVCPKGVGPREDLCITFSTNSVEGRGSQWSLLLVVTSTACVIVVPLICFLLYKVCKLQCTSDPFWEEDLSKETYIQFETLSPRSQSIGELWTRRHRDDGERMLLCSRSSVDSQMNLKSDDCRTEYYG, encoded by the exons ATGTGGCTCTTGGCCTGCCTGTGCCTTGTGCTTAGTTTCCTGGGAGGAGTGAATGGAACCTGCCCCTCTCAGTGCTCCTGTGAGTATCACGGCAGACACGACGGCTCAGGATCAAG GTTAGTGTTGTGTAATGACCTGGATATGAACGAAGTCCCGGCAAACTTCCCCGTGGACACCGCGAAGCTTCGCATAGAGAAGACTGTGGTACGCAGGCTCCCTGCCGAGGCCTTCTACTACCTGGTGGAGCTGCAGTACCTCTGGCTGGCGTACAACTCAGTGGCCAGCATAGAAACCAGTAGCTTCTATAACCTGAGGCAGCTGCACGAGTTGCGTTTGGATGGGAATTCTCTGACCGCTTTCCCTTGGGTGTCTCTGCTGGACATGCCCTACCTGAGGACGCTGGACTTACACAACAACAGAATAGCCAGTGTGCCAAACGAGGCGGTCAGATATCTGAGGAACCTCACCTGCTTGGATTTGTCGAGCAACAGACTGACCACACTGCCACCAGACTTCCTAGACAGCTGGTCTCATTTAGCCGTGACGCCTTCTAGAAGCCCAGACTTTCCACGGAGAAGAATTATTCTTG GTTTGCAGGACAACCCTTGGTTCTGTGACTGTCACATTTCCAAGGTGATCGAGCTGTCGAAAGTCACCGACCACGCTCTTGTTCTTCTTGATCCTCTGATGATCTGCAGTGAACCCGAGCGCTTCCAAGGAATCTTGTTCCAGAAGGTAGAGTTGGAAAAGTGTCTGAAGCCATCGGTGATGATGTCGGCTACCAAAATCACATCTGCTCTGGGTAGTAATGTTCTGCTGAGATGTGATGCCAAGGGTCACCCCACCCCACAGCTGACATGGACCAGATCTGACGGCTCCACAGTTAACTATACAG taatTCAGGAGTCACCAGGAGAAGGCGTCAGATGGTCTATCATAAGCTTGACCGGCATCTCTCACAAGGATGCTGGGGATTACAGATGTAAAGCCAAAAATCTGGCAGGGATGTCGGAAGCTGTGGTTACTGTGACAGTTGTTGGTGGTGTTACGACCACCCTATCACCAGACAGTTCAGAAAGAAGCCCTGGAGAGCCCCCTGAGCAGCATCCCCAGCCGGGATTAGGAGGATCAACACCTCCATCTAAATCCTGGTTATCACCCGGGCTCACTTCTGCTtcttcctaccccaccccctcaGCGGCTCTCTCTACATCTACgttgtcccctcctccctcctccttgcctcCCATCTTCTCAGCTGCTTTTGTGACCACCAGTGTACAAACCAGCATTTCAGGACGCACCGCCAGGACTAGCCACCAGCCACCCCTGCTCCACCCCGGAAGGAAAAGCAATGTGGAACTAGAGAAGAACGGAAGGAAGTTTCCTCCACTCAGCGCAAGTAAGAAAGAAGAGTTGGCATTGTTGGATCAGGCAGCACCAATGGAAACAAACGTCACTATCAAAGACCTCAGGGTGGCCCGCGAAACCGACGTGAGTGTGACTCTGAAgtggaacagcagcagcagcagcagcagcagcagcagcagcagcagcacacaaGAGTCCGCTGTGACTGTGCTGTATTCTAAGTACGGTGAGAAGGACCTGTTGTTAGTGAATGCAGACGACTATGGCAAGAACCAGGCAACCATAAATGGCCTAGAGCCCGGCAGTCAGTATGTGGCATGTGTCTGTCCAAAAGGAGTGGGTCCCCGGGAGGATCTGTGTATCACCTTTTCTACCAACAGTGTAGAGGGGCGTGGTTCCCAGTGGTCATTGCTCCTCGTGGTGACCAGTACTGCCTGTGTTATAGTCGTGCCCCTAATTTGTTTCTTATTATATAAAGTCTGCAAACTGCAATGCACATCGGACCCTTTCTGGGAAGAGGATTTGTCAAAAGAGACATATATCCAATTTGAGACCCTGTCACCCAGGTCACAGAGTATAGGGGAGCTCTGGACACGGAGGCACAGAGATGATGGCGAgaggatgctgctatgctcccggTCAAGTGTGGACTCCCAGATGAATCTTAAGAGCGATGACTGTAGGACGGAGTATTATGGCTGA
- the Rrh gene encoding visual pigment-like receptor peropsin, with protein sequence MLSDASDFNSSGSRSEGSVFSKTEHSVIAAYLIVAGITSILSNVVVLGIFIKYRELRTPTNAVIINLAFTDIGVSSIGYPMSAASDLHGSWKFGHAGCQIYAGLNIFFGMVSIGLLTVVAMDRYLTISCPDVGRRMTTNTYLSMILGAWINGLFWALMPIIGWASYAPDPTGATCTINWRKNDTSFVSYTMMVIVVNFIVPLTVMFYCYYHVSRSLRLYTASDCTAHINRDWADQVDVTKMSVIMILMFLLAWSPYSIVCLWACFGNPKKIPPSMAIIAPLFAKSSTFYNPCIYVAANKKFRKAMLAMFKCQPHLAMPEPSTLPMEMPQSPLAPARI encoded by the exons ATGCTGAGTGACGCTTCGGATTTTAACAGCTCGGGCTCTAGGAGCGAAGGTTCTGTCTTTTCAAAGACTGAGCACAGCGTCATTGCGGCTTACCTGATTGTGGCAG GTATCACAAGCATTCTCAGCAACGTAGTAGTCCTGGGTATCTTCATCAAGTACAGGGAGCTGCGGACACCCACCAATGCAGTGATTATCAACCTGGCTTTCACCGATATAGGGGTCAGTAGCATCGGCTATCCCATGTCTGCGGCTTCAGATCTGCATGGAAGTTGGAAATTTGGACATGCAGGCTGTCAG ATTTATGCAGGACTGAATATCTTCTTTGGGATGGTGAGCATTGGCTTACTCACAGTTGTAGCTATGGATCGGTACCTGACCATCAGCTGCCCTGATGTAG GACGAAGAATGACCACCAACACTTACCTCAGCATGATCCTGGGTGCCTGGATCAATGGCCTGTTTTGGGCTTTGATGCCCATCATAGGGTGGGCTAGTTATGCCCCGGATCCTACAGGGGCCACGTGTACCATAAACTGGCGGAAAAATGATAC CTCGTTTGTGTCTTACACCATGATGGTTATTGTGGTGAACTTCATTGTGCCCTTGACAGTGATGTTTTACTGTTACTACCACGTCAGTCGGTCCCTGAGACTCTACACCGCTAGTGACTGCACTGCACACATCAACAGAGACTGGGCAGACCAGGTGGATGTAACAAAG ATGTCTGTGATAATGATACTCATGTTTCTGCTGGCGTGGTCCCCTTATTCCATCGTGTGCTTGTGGGCTTGTTTTGGAAACCCCAAAAAGATTCCTCCTTCAATGGCTATCATAGCTCCACTGTTTGCAAAATCCTCTACGTTCTACAACCCCTGTATTTACGTGGCTGCGAATAAGAA GTTCCGGAAGGCCATGTTGGCCATGTTTAAATGCCAACCTCACCTAGCAATGCCTGAGCCAAGTACTCTACCAATGGAAATGCCTCAGAGCCCATTGGCTCCTGCGAGGATCTGA